The following proteins are encoded in a genomic region of Bacteroidota bacterium:
- the ubiE gene encoding bifunctional demethylmenaquinone methyltransferase/2-methoxy-6-polyprenyl-1,4-benzoquinol methylase UbiE: MKASVTPYKISKESKKDQVATMFNNIAPKYDFLNHFLSLGIDILWRKRAIRELASGKPKTLLDIATGTGDFALEALSLHPEKIIGIDISEGMLAAGRTKIKSKGLENIIDLQNGDSENLKFEANFFDAATVAFGVRNFEHLNKGLTEIYRVLKPNGKLVVLEFSKPRKFPVKQLYSFYSNYILPPIGKLFSKDAAAYTYLPESVEAFPDGTDFTDILRSCGFKETKIISLTFGIASIYVAKK; the protein is encoded by the coding sequence ATGAAAGCTAGCGTAACTCCCTATAAAATTTCTAAAGAAAGTAAGAAAGATCAGGTTGCAACTATGTTTAATAACATCGCACCTAAATATGATTTTTTGAATCACTTTCTTTCTTTAGGGATTGATATTTTATGGCGAAAGCGAGCCATCCGTGAACTTGCTTCCGGTAAGCCTAAAACATTGCTCGATATAGCTACCGGTACCGGCGATTTTGCACTTGAGGCACTGAGCTTGCATCCTGAAAAGATAATAGGAATCGATATTTCAGAAGGAATGTTAGCAGCTGGTAGAACTAAAATAAAATCGAAAGGACTTGAAAATATAATTGATTTGCAAAATGGTGATAGTGAGAATTTGAAGTTCGAAGCTAATTTTTTCGATGCCGCAACAGTTGCATTTGGCGTGCGTAATTTTGAACACTTGAATAAAGGATTAACAGAAATATACAGAGTACTTAAGCCTAATGGGAAGTTGGTGGTGCTGGAGTTTTCGAAACCTCGTAAATTTCCTGTGAAACAGTTGTATTCCTTTTATTCGAACTACATTTTACCTCCAATAGGTAAGTTGTTTTCTAAAGATGCTGCTGCGTATACTTATCTTCCCGAATCGGTTGAAGCATTTCCGGATGGTACTGATTTTACTGATATTTTGCGTTCTTGTGGTTTTAAGGAAACAAAAATAATTTCACTTACCTTTGGTATTGCCAGTATTTATGTGGCAAAAAAATAA
- the aroC gene encoding chorismate synthase, which yields MAGNTFGQLFSLRTFGESHGLAIGGIIDGCPAGLEIDVDFIQQELDRRKPGQSKLVSQRKERDCAEFLSGIFEGRTTGTPIGFIIKNENAKSGDYAHLKDVYRPSHADYTYDKKYEVRDYNGGGRSSARETACRVVAGAIAKLLLKKIKIHISAYVSQVGDIKTSLNYQQLDFSSIESTAVRCPDLAIAKKMIAKIEQVRKAGDTVGGIISCVVTNVPAGLGEPVFDKLHADLGKAMLSINAVKGFEYGTGFEGASHTGSAENDAFVFNKKENKIRTLTNNSGGIQGGISNGETIYFNTAFKPVATLMQQQQSVSTKNKAVIVKGKGRHDACVVPRAVPIVEAMAALVLADHLLRTKTATLKNLLK from the coding sequence ATGGCAGGAAACACATTTGGGCAACTCTTTTCACTTCGCACATTTGGCGAATCACATGGTTTGGCCATAGGAGGTATAATTGATGGCTGTCCAGCAGGATTGGAAATTGATGTTGATTTTATTCAACAGGAGTTGGACCGAAGAAAACCAGGTCAATCTAAATTAGTTTCACAACGAAAAGAGCGTGATTGTGCCGAATTTTTATCAGGAATTTTTGAAGGCCGAACTACAGGTACACCTATTGGATTTATTATTAAAAATGAAAATGCAAAGTCTGGAGATTATGCACATTTAAAAGATGTGTATCGCCCATCACATGCAGATTATACTTACGACAAAAAATACGAGGTACGCGATTACAATGGTGGAGGAAGAAGTAGTGCACGCGAAACTGCTTGCCGTGTAGTTGCAGGAGCCATCGCTAAATTGCTGCTCAAAAAAATTAAGATTCACATAAGTGCTTATGTATCTCAAGTGGGTGATATTAAAACATCTTTAAATTACCAACAACTCGATTTTTCATCGATTGAATCAACCGCTGTTCGTTGTCCGGACCTAGCCATTGCTAAAAAGATGATTGCTAAAATTGAACAAGTTCGTAAAGCAGGCGATACAGTTGGAGGAATTATAAGTTGTGTTGTAACCAATGTACCAGCCGGATTAGGTGAACCAGTTTTTGATAAACTACATGCCGATTTGGGAAAAGCTATGTTAAGTATTAACGCTGTGAAAGGCTTCGAATATGGAACTGGTTTTGAAGGTGCATCGCATACAGGTTCTGCCGAAAATGATGCCTTTGTGTTTAACAAAAAGGAAAATAAAATTCGCACACTCACCAATAATTCCGGCGGAATACAAGGAGGAATTTCAAATGGCGAAACCATTTATTTTAACACCGCTTTCAAACCTGTAGCAACTTTAATGCAGCAACAACAATCGGTTTCAACAAAAAATAAAGCAGTAATTGTAAAAGGCAAAGGTCGTCATGATGCTTGTGTTGTGCCTCGTGCTGTTCCTATTGTTGAAGCCATGGCAGCCCTAGTTTTAGCTGATCACTTGCTCCGAACAAAAACTGCTACACTTAAAAATTTATTAAAATAA
- a CDS encoding D-glycero-beta-D-manno-heptose-7-phosphate kinase has translation MDSKQLHQLFTSFNKLNVLIVGDVMLDSYVWGTVNRISPEAPVPIVAAQKRENRLGGAANVALNIKAMGAKPILCSVIGNDSNGKLFSQLIKKEQLTAEGIIIVDDRPTTSKTRIIGNHHQMLRIDEEVTNAISDAQSKKLFQLISKILSTKKIDALIFEDYDKGVLSKNLIEELIKLAKKNSIPTSVDPKKSNFLAYKNVTLFKPNLRELKEGLKLETDLSVPKNLKNAIQLLSKTLNCSICLITLSERGIYIAQSKSEYWLPAHIRTISDVSGAGDTVIAVATLCLAAQSSLEFMAALANLAGGLVCEKLGVVSVDKQQLLEEAKQLI, from the coding sequence ATGGATTCAAAACAACTGCATCAATTATTTACTTCCTTTAATAAACTTAACGTTTTAATTGTAGGCGATGTAATGCTTGATTCCTATGTTTGGGGAACCGTTAACCGCATTTCACCCGAAGCTCCGGTACCAATTGTTGCTGCTCAAAAACGAGAAAACCGATTAGGGGGTGCTGCCAATGTTGCACTAAATATTAAAGCAATGGGCGCAAAACCAATACTATGTTCAGTTATTGGAAACGATAGTAACGGAAAATTATTTTCACAATTAATCAAAAAAGAACAACTTACAGCTGAAGGAATTATAATTGTTGATGATCGTCCAACTACTTCTAAAACCCGTATTATTGGCAACCATCATCAAATGCTACGTATTGATGAAGAAGTTACGAATGCTATTAGTGATGCTCAAAGCAAAAAATTATTTCAACTCATCTCAAAAATTTTAAGCACAAAAAAAATTGATGCACTTATTTTTGAAGATTACGACAAAGGAGTTTTGAGCAAAAACTTAATAGAGGAGCTGATTAAGCTGGCTAAAAAGAATTCGATTCCAACAAGTGTTGATCCTAAAAAAAGCAATTTCTTGGCCTATAAAAATGTGACCTTGTTTAAACCCAATTTACGCGAATTAAAAGAGGGATTAAAACTCGAAACAGATTTAAGTGTTCCAAAGAATTTGAAGAATGCGATTCAGCTACTATCAAAAACTTTAAATTGTTCAATCTGTTTAATTACATTATCTGAACGAGGTATTTACATTGCCCAAAGTAAAAGTGAATACTGGTTGCCGGCTCATATTCGCACTATTTCGGATGTTTCGGGTGCAGGCGATACAGTAATTGCTGTTGCTACACTTTGTTTGGCTGCCCAATCTTCTCTAGAATTCATGGCTGCATTGGCGAATCTTGCCGGTGGCTTGGTGTGCGAAAAATTGGGTGTTGTTTCGGTGGACAAACAACAGCTGCTGGAAGAAGCTAAACAACTTATTTAA
- a CDS encoding DUF898 family protein → MERIDQQNKNLVFKGNGTELFQLLFVNILLLLVTLGFYYPWAKVRKLHYLYTQTELDNKPFTFHGTGKEIFWGFIKSLLMLVVLYGMLFAGALSRNPVIAILTPLLFVSVFFVIVPLAVHGSLKYRMSHSSWSGIHFGYRGERGILIKKFIGGILLSIITLYIYLAWFIVDLRKYIIGNIRFGNVQFRFDGTGGALFLLKFKRNFFQSYYIRDLWILVDEKCSSILHQQFSDCTK, encoded by the coding sequence ATGGAAAGAATTGACCAACAAAATAAAAATCTGGTTTTTAAAGGCAACGGAACTGAGTTATTTCAGTTATTGTTTGTAAATATTTTATTGCTATTGGTAACACTCGGATTTTATTATCCATGGGCCAAAGTGCGTAAGTTGCACTATCTGTACACGCAAACCGAATTGGATAACAAGCCGTTTACTTTTCATGGTACCGGTAAAGAAATTTTTTGGGGATTTATAAAATCTTTACTCATGTTGGTAGTACTTTATGGAATGCTTTTCGCCGGTGCTCTATCGCGAAATCCAGTAATTGCTATACTTACACCACTGTTATTCGTTTCAGTTTTCTTTGTAATTGTGCCTTTGGCAGTGCATGGTTCTTTAAAATACCGTATGTCACATTCTTCCTGGAGTGGAATTCACTTTGGTTACAGAGGAGAACGGGGAATACTAATTAAGAAATTTATTGGAGGAATCTTGTTATCTATAATTACGTTGTATATTTATTTAGCTTGGTTCATAGTTGATTTACGAAAATACATTATTGGCAATATTCGTTTTGGAAATGTTCAATTTCGATTTGATGGAACCGGTGGCGCTTTATTTTTGCTGAAATTTAAAAGGAATTTTTTTCAGTCTTATTACATTCGGGATTTATGGATTTTGGTGGATGAGAAATGCAGTTCGATTTTACATCAACAATTTAGTGATTGTACAAAATGA
- a CDS encoding DUF898 family protein: MIVQNEKEHRIHFTGSAGDVAKLVIVNFLLMIITLGLAFPWVMIRNLQFIYTNSQIDGTFETQNILQTEDEYKDALGEDMTDIFDINII; the protein is encoded by the coding sequence GTGATTGTACAAAATGAAAAAGAGCACCGTATTCATTTTACTGGCAGCGCAGGAGATGTAGCAAAATTAGTGATTGTGAATTTTTTATTGATGATAATTACATTAGGTTTAGCATTTCCTTGGGTGATGATTCGCAACCTTCAGTTTATTTATACCAATTCGCAAATTGATGGCACCTTCGAAACTCAAAATATTCTACAAACAGAAGATGAATATAAAGATGCATTAGGGGAAGATATGACCGATATTTTTGATATCAATATTATCTAA
- a CDS encoding M48 family metallopeptidase: MYFKGFYYDGKSSFGHPATIVLTETTITITLASETLTRNIEQLNITESHVYDDRTVLKFGNQFPYEAVEITEADFPVFFERTYPSFHLKKTKIKSGYSTGIKSIALIITGIIALILLSYFYIIPFMAETVAKRIPQEYEIELGSNLFSQVVESYQVDSTQSALANSFFNELNVNQNYPVTIYVVHSEISNAFAFPGGNIVVHDKLLKAIDSKEEFAALLAHEYSHVAYRHTTRSLFRNLGTYLVVSLLLTDVNGVMAVLLQNADNLKSLSYSRAIEEEADTKGLELLLDAGVNPRGMLDLFTQLEKESDGGGEIPEFLSTHPMLQQRKVTITQLIAKSTLKLKPNEELEQLWKQIKQNN; encoded by the coding sequence ATGTATTTCAAAGGATTTTATTACGACGGAAAAAGCTCATTCGGTCATCCTGCAACTATTGTTCTTACTGAAACAACTATAACAATAACGCTAGCTAGCGAAACACTAACTCGAAACATAGAGCAGTTAAATATTACCGAATCGCATGTATACGATGATCGCACTGTTTTAAAGTTTGGAAATCAGTTTCCGTATGAAGCGGTTGAAATAACTGAAGCAGATTTCCCTGTATTTTTTGAACGCACCTACCCATCTTTTCATTTAAAAAAAACAAAAATTAAAAGTGGTTATTCCACAGGAATTAAATCGATAGCATTAATTATTACAGGAATAATTGCATTGATACTACTCTCCTATTTTTATATAATTCCTTTTATGGCTGAAACAGTTGCGAAACGAATTCCACAAGAATATGAAATAGAGTTAGGTAGTAATTTGTTTTCACAAGTTGTAGAATCCTATCAGGTTGACTCAACTCAAAGTGCTTTGGCCAATTCCTTTTTTAATGAATTAAATGTTAATCAGAATTATCCGGTTACTATATATGTGGTTCATTCTGAAATCAGTAATGCTTTTGCCTTTCCGGGTGGAAACATTGTAGTACATGATAAATTGTTAAAAGCAATTGACAGTAAAGAAGAGTTTGCAGCCTTATTGGCACATGAGTATTCGCATGTAGCCTATCGACATACCACACGCAGCTTGTTTCGAAACTTGGGTACTTATCTGGTTGTATCACTCTTACTAACAGATGTAAATGGAGTAATGGCTGTTTTGTTGCAAAATGCCGATAATCTTAAATCGTTGAGTTATTCGCGAGCGATAGAAGAAGAAGCAGATACAAAAGGTTTGGAATTGCTACTTGATGCTGGAGTTAACCCAAGAGGAATGTTGGATTTGTTTACGCAACTTGAAAAGGAATCAGATGGAGGAGGTGAAATTCCTGAATTTTTAAGTACGCATCCAATGCTTCAACAGCGCAAAGTAACCATCACTCAACTCATTGCAAAAAGTACTTTAAAATTGAAGCCTAACGAAGAACTGGAACAGTTGTGGAAACAAATTAAGCAAAACAACTAA
- a CDS encoding PorT family protein, translating to MKAINLPNFDYKTIHFGFLLGLNKADFIIHPNPNLAGLDSVYILESTPQTGFNLGIVSNLRIAEYVDLRFIPALAFSTRNLEYTFKSTKGDITRKKAVESTFIQFPLDLKLKSARYNNFRAYLVVGGKYTIDIASQKDVNSNLVVDAIVKLRKNDVYYTMGVGFDFYQKYFKFSPELKFCFGVRNLLVKDNNVFANSIDKLTSKIIDISFTFE from the coding sequence GTGAAAGCTATCAATTTGCCGAATTTTGATTACAAGACTATACATTTTGGATTTTTGCTCGGACTTAACAAAGCCGATTTCATTATACACCCCAATCCTAATCTTGCAGGGCTTGACTCGGTATATATATTGGAATCTACACCTCAAACCGGTTTTAATTTAGGGATTGTTAGTAATTTACGTATTGCTGAATATGTCGATTTACGCTTTATCCCGGCATTGGCATTTTCGACGCGTAATTTGGAGTACACCTTTAAAAGTACGAAGGGAGATATCACCCGTAAAAAAGCAGTTGAATCAACTTTTATACAATTCCCACTCGATTTAAAATTAAAATCGGCTAGGTATAATAACTTTAGAGCATACCTAGTTGTTGGCGGCAAATACACCATTGATATTGCTTCGCAGAAGGATGTAAACAGTAATTTAGTAGTTGATGCTATTGTAAAATTGCGAAAAAATGATGTGTATTATACGATGGGAGTAGGCTTTGATTTCTATCAGAAGTATTTCAAATTTTCTCCCGAATTGAAATTTTGTTTTGGTGTTCGTAATTTATTGGTGAAGGATAATAACGTGTTTGCAAATTCAATTGATAAATTAACCTCTAAAATTATTGACATATCCTTTACTTTCGAATGA
- a CDS encoding nucleoside-diphosphate kinase: MATNRTFTMIKPDATAKNYIGGILKMINDGGFRIVAMKYTRLSKEAAGKFYEVHSARPFYGELVEYMSSGPIVAAILEKENAVAEFRTLIGATNPKDAAEGTIRKIYAESIAANAVHGSDSDENAQIEGSFFFSKLEQF; encoded by the coding sequence ATGGCTACTAACAGAACTTTTACGATGATTAAGCCCGACGCTACGGCTAAAAACTACATTGGCGGAATTTTAAAAATGATTAATGATGGCGGTTTTAGAATAGTTGCCATGAAATATACCCGACTTTCAAAAGAAGCAGCTGGTAAATTTTATGAAGTTCATAGTGCACGTCCTTTTTATGGCGAATTGGTTGAATACATGTCATCCGGACCAATTGTAGCAGCAATTTTAGAAAAGGAAAATGCAGTTGCTGAATTTCGTACCTTAATAGGAGCAACAAATCCGAAAGATGCAGCCGAAGGAACTATTCGTAAAATTTATGCTGAGTCTATTGCTGCTAATGCAGTGCATGGTTCTGACAGCGATGAAAATGCACAAATTGAAGGTAGTTTTTTCTTCTCTAAACTTGAGCAGTTTTAA
- a CDS encoding bifunctional oligoribonuclease/PAP phosphatase NrnA, with the protein MLSIVDIAKMKELLHKKKDIVITTHLNPDGDAIGSSLGLYNFLLQKKHKVTVIPPNDCPDFLKWMEGSKDILPYESNNKKADKLIAAADILFCLDFNALSRIDKMEPAVANAKGFKVLIDHHLQPQSFPDISISDTSACSTCQLVYEFIEALGETSKINTAIANCLYTGIMTDTGSFRFDSTTATTHRILADLIEAGAQKTYIHEQVYDTHSENRMNLLGHCLAHKLTVLHDYKTAFISLSAEELERFHYKKGDTEGFVNYALSVLHVRFAAIFIERNELIKISFRSKGNFDVNTFARENFSGGGHFNAAGAHSELSLDETILKFVALLPTYKNSLLA; encoded by the coding sequence ATGCTAAGTATTGTTGATATTGCGAAAATGAAGGAACTCCTTCATAAAAAGAAAGACATTGTTATTACAACACATTTAAATCCGGATGGAGATGCGATTGGCTCCTCGTTAGGTTTATACAATTTTTTACTTCAAAAAAAACATAAGGTTACTGTAATTCCTCCCAATGATTGCCCTGATTTTTTAAAATGGATGGAAGGTAGCAAGGATATTTTACCTTATGAGTCGAACAACAAAAAAGCCGATAAGTTGATTGCTGCTGCTGATATTCTATTTTGTTTAGATTTTAATGCGCTTTCACGGATTGATAAAATGGAACCTGCGGTTGCAAACGCCAAAGGATTTAAAGTTTTGATTGATCACCACCTGCAACCACAATCATTTCCAGATATCAGTATTTCCGATACTTCTGCCTGCTCAACCTGTCAGTTAGTGTATGAATTTATTGAAGCCTTAGGTGAAACTTCAAAAATCAATACTGCAATTGCTAATTGTTTGTACACCGGTATAATGACTGACACAGGTTCATTTCGTTTTGATTCAACTACTGCAACAACACATCGTATATTGGCTGATTTAATTGAAGCCGGGGCGCAAAAAACATACATACACGAGCAGGTGTACGACACCCATTCTGAAAACCGTATGAATTTATTGGGGCATTGTTTGGCACATAAACTCACGGTTTTGCACGATTATAAAACTGCTTTTATAAGTTTATCTGCTGAAGAACTCGAACGATTTCATTACAAAAAGGGCGATACGGAAGGATTTGTGAATTATGCACTTTCTGTACTACATGTTCGCTTTGCTGCTATTTTTATAGAACGAAATGAACTAATTAAAATATCATTTCGCTCTAAAGGTAATTTCGATGTAAATACTTTTGCACGCGAGAATTTTAGCGGAGGCGGACATTTCAATGCGGCCGGTGCACATTCAGAACTTTCGTTGGATGAAACTATATTGAAATTTGTAGCCTTGTTGCCTACTTACAAAAACTCTTTATTGGCTTAG
- a CDS encoding ABC transporter ATP-binding protein, with protein MGSLSGRAFDFKIFLRILSYTKPYRSLFYGTLGLTILIAILSPIRPWLVQFTLDHYIIKPDAHRLLQMTLVMFALLLSEAVLQFFDTYLANLLGQCVIKDMRVQLYKHLLNFKLTYFDNTPIGTLVTRAISDIQTIADVFSQGFLEILGDVLKLLVIITVMFVSDWRLTLISLSTIPVLLVATYIFKNAIKSAFQQVRTQVARLNAFVQEHISGMSIVQIFNREEAEYKKFVSINAAHKAANIKSIWHYSVFFPVVEILSSISIGLLIWVGAKEVLSDKFTIGSIIAFIMYINLLFRPIRQLADRFNTLQMGIVSSERVFKILDTQEVIENKGQLTANNIAGNIEFKKVDFAYQNDTYVLKNISFQVKQGETLALVGATGSGKSSIINLLNRFYEYNSGEILIDGNSIRAYELGSLRQNIGVVLQDVFLFSDSIANNISLNNPSITIEQIEFAAKQVGADNFIKSFPNGYQHKVMERGATLSVGQRQLISFIRAYVYDPKILILDEATSSIDTESELLIQKATEILTKNRTSIIIAHRLSTIQNADRILVLEHGNIIESGTHAELIALNGQYKKLLELQFSEQPV; from the coding sequence GTGGGAAGTTTATCGGGCAGAGCATTTGATTTTAAAATTTTTTTACGCATATTATCGTATACGAAACCCTATCGTTCGTTATTTTATGGCACCTTAGGGTTGACTATATTAATTGCCATATTATCACCTATTCGTCCTTGGTTGGTGCAGTTTACATTAGACCATTATATCATAAAACCAGATGCACATCGCCTGTTGCAAATGACTTTGGTGATGTTTGCATTGCTGCTTTCCGAGGCTGTACTACAGTTTTTTGATACCTACCTTGCCAATTTATTAGGTCAATGTGTTATAAAAGATATGCGTGTTCAGTTATACAAACATTTGCTGAATTTTAAACTTACCTATTTTGACAACACACCAATTGGAACGCTAGTAACTCGTGCTATAAGCGATATACAAACCATTGCAGATGTTTTTTCGCAAGGTTTTCTGGAGATTTTGGGCGATGTATTAAAGTTACTAGTTATAATAACTGTAATGTTTGTGAGCGATTGGCGCTTAACCTTGATAAGCTTAAGTACCATACCGGTATTGTTAGTTGCAACCTATATTTTTAAGAATGCCATTAAATCGGCATTTCAGCAAGTGCGAACCCAAGTGGCACGTTTAAATGCATTTGTTCAGGAACATATTTCGGGTATGAGCATAGTGCAAATTTTTAATAGGGAAGAAGCCGAATATAAAAAATTTGTAAGTATTAATGCTGCGCACAAAGCTGCCAATATAAAATCTATTTGGCATTATTCGGTATTTTTTCCGGTTGTTGAAATACTTTCCTCTATTTCCATTGGCTTGCTAATTTGGGTAGGAGCAAAGGAAGTATTAAGCGATAAGTTTACAATTGGAAGCATCATTGCATTTATTATGTACATCAACTTATTGTTTCGCCCGATACGTCAATTGGCTGATCGTTTCAATACTTTGCAAATGGGAATTGTAAGTTCCGAGAGGGTATTTAAAATTTTAGACACTCAGGAAGTAATCGAAAATAAAGGACAACTTACAGCAAATAATATTGCCGGAAACATCGAATTTAAAAAAGTAGATTTTGCCTATCAAAACGATACTTATGTGCTTAAAAATATTTCATTCCAGGTAAAGCAAGGCGAAACATTAGCATTGGTTGGTGCTACCGGCTCAGGTAAGTCTTCCATTATTAATTTGTTGAATCGCTTTTATGAATATAATTCAGGCGAAATTTTGATTGACGGAAATTCAATTCGTGCTTATGAATTAGGTTCATTGCGACAAAATATTGGTGTTGTACTGCAAGATGTATTTTTATTTTCAGACAGTATTGCCAACAACATTTCTTTAAACAATCCTTCAATAACAATAGAACAAATAGAGTTTGCTGCAAAGCAAGTTGGTGCCGATAATTTTATTAAGAGCTTTCCGAATGGATATCAACATAAAGTAATGGAAAGGGGTGCTACACTTTCGGTTGGTCAACGACAATTAATCAGTTTTATCAGAGCATACGTATACGATCCCAAAATACTCATACTGGATGAAGCCACTTCTTCTATTGATACAGAATCAGAATTATTAATTCAAAAGGCCACTGAAATTCTTACTAAAAACAGAACTTCAATTATAATTGCTCATCGCTTAAGTACCATTCAAAATGCCGACCGAATATTGGTTTTAGAGCATGGAAACATTATTGAAAGTGGAACACACGCTGAATTAATAGCACTAAATGGCCAATATAAAAAATTGTTGGAGTTGCAATTTAGCGAACAGCCAGTTTAA
- a CDS encoding DUF4294 domain-containing protein, translating to MKQHIFSAFFKLFLWIVIAILSPLNTIAQNEVIGDTKGPSVDLNHTRTYATIVDGDTIPLIYLRPAYKIENRVFANQAQKNKWNRLVRDVKITYPYAKLAGIKLRDYNQQLQGRSEHEKKELMKKVEKELKDEFGPKLSDLTMNQGQLLMKLIDRETGNTSYEIVKELRGSFSAFFWQGIAKIFSSDMKKRYDADGDDRKIEDIISLIDKGLI from the coding sequence ATGAAACAGCACATATTCTCTGCATTTTTTAAATTATTTCTGTGGATTGTAATAGCCATTTTATCCCCGTTAAATACTATTGCTCAAAATGAAGTAATAGGAGATACAAAAGGACCTTCGGTGGATTTAAACCATACTCGTACTTATGCTACCATAGTTGATGGTGATACAATTCCACTAATATATTTGCGTCCTGCTTATAAAATTGAAAATAGAGTTTTTGCAAATCAAGCACAAAAAAACAAATGGAATAGATTGGTGCGCGATGTGAAAATTACTTACCCTTATGCTAAACTTGCCGGAATAAAATTGCGTGATTATAACCAACAATTGCAAGGTAGATCAGAGCACGAAAAAAAGGAATTGATGAAAAAAGTGGAAAAAGAGTTGAAGGATGAATTTGGTCCCAAACTCAGCGATCTTACTATGAATCAAGGTCAGTTACTGATGAAGTTAATTGATCGAGAAACTGGTAATACTTCGTACGAAATTGTAAAAGAATTAAGAGGTTCTTTTTCTGCATTCTTTTGGCAAGGAATAGCTAAAATATTTTCATCCGATATGAAAAAACGCTACGATGCAGATGGTGATGATCGCAAAATTGAAGACATCATCAGTCTTATTGATAAAGGATTAATTTAA
- a CDS encoding pyridoxal phosphate-dependent aminotransferase has product MTKLSERHNNITEPQTLAMARISRELQAKGIDVISLSIGEPDFDTPDFIKEAAKNAIDNNFSHYTPVPGYLDLREAICTKFKRDNDLIYSPDEIVVSTGAKQSIANVILALIDKDDEVIIPTPYWVSYSEQVKLADGKVVFIPSTVESNFKISAEQLQKAITPKSKLMIFSTPCNPSGAVYTKAELKAFADVIAQHPNLFVISDEIYEHINFIGKHESLAQFETIRNQVITVNGVSKGFAMTGWRIGYIGAPKWIAKACEKMQGQFTSGTSSIAQRAAMAAVLADPSVTHQMCEAFKKRRDLVVSLLKDIPGVKANVPDGAFYVFPDISSYFGKSKDDVHITNSHDLSMYLLHSANVALVSGDAFGDDNCVRFSYATSEEKLKEALKRVKVALALLN; this is encoded by the coding sequence ATGACAAAGTTATCAGAAAGGCATAATAACATTACCGAACCACAAACTTTGGCAATGGCACGTATTAGTCGCGAGTTACAAGCCAAAGGTATTGATGTGATTAGCCTGAGCATTGGTGAACCAGATTTTGATACTCCCGATTTTATTAAGGAAGCAGCCAAAAATGCAATCGACAATAATTTTTCACATTATACACCTGTTCCGGGTTATCTCGATTTAAGGGAAGCTATTTGTACTAAATTTAAACGCGACAATGACTTAATTTATAGTCCAGATGAAATTGTTGTTTCAACCGGTGCAAAGCAATCCATTGCGAATGTAATTCTTGCATTGATTGACAAAGATGATGAAGTAATTATACCAACTCCATATTGGGTGAGTTATAGCGAACAAGTAAAATTAGCAGATGGGAAGGTCGTTTTTATTCCTTCAACTGTTGAAAGCAATTTTAAAATATCAGCCGAGCAGCTGCAAAAAGCAATTACACCTAAATCAAAGTTGATGATTTTTAGCACTCCCTGCAATCCAAGTGGGGCTGTTTATACAAAAGCTGAATTAAAAGCCTTTGCTGATGTAATTGCACAACATCCTAACTTATTTGTGATATCGGATGAAATTTACGAACACATTAATTTTATTGGTAAACACGAGAGTTTAGCTCAATTTGAAACTATACGTAATCAAGTAATTACAGTAAACGGAGTGAGTAAAGGTTTTGCCATGACCGGTTGGAGAATTGGATACATTGGTGCACCTAAATGGATTGCCAAGGCATGCGAAAAAATGCAAGGTCAGTTTACTTCAGGTACTTCTTCAATTGCGCAACGTGCTGCAATGGCGGCTGTATTAGCTGATCCTTCTGTTACACATCAAATGTGTGAAGCATTTAAAAAACGTAGAGACTTGGTAGTTTCGCTTTTAAAAGATATTCCCGGAGTCAAAGCAAATGTTCCGGACGGTGCATTTTATGTTTTTCCTGATATTAGTTCCTACTTTGGAAAAAGCAAAGATGATGTGCATATCACTAATTCACACGATTTAAGCATGTATTTATTGCACAGTGCAAATGTTGCATTAGTTTCAGGTGACGCCTTTGGAGATGATAACTGTGTACGTTTTTCTTACGCAACCTCTGAAGAAAAGCTAAAAGAAGCCTTAAAACGAGTAAAAGTTGCATTAGCATTATTGAATTAA